The following proteins come from a genomic window of Brachionichthys hirsutus isolate HB-005 chromosome 20, CSIRO-AGI_Bhir_v1, whole genome shotgun sequence:
- the angel2 gene encoding LOW QUALITY PROTEIN: protein angel homolog 2 (The sequence of the model RefSeq protein was modified relative to this genomic sequence to represent the inferred CDS: inserted 1 base in 1 codon): MSYNILSQELLQDNVHLYRHCDPDVLXWNYRLPNLLAEVRHYNADILCLQEVQEDHYEKQIKPALQALGYQCEYKKRTGGKPDGCAVAFKSSRLSLLSSDAVEFFRPGDALLDRDNVGLVVLLQPKYATSQTDPAGFICVANTHLLYNPRRGDVKLAQLAILLAEISRLCRVPNGWISPVVLCGDFNSTPCSPLYSFLTTGFLDYKGLEIGKVSGQESLSRGQRLLASPIWSPSVGIDHTCQYKSSPTAESPSSSAAADGPTVDAEPRRPSLSRLSVEAEASGAAAAASRAELEHKLKLRSSYQHHIMPDWRPEVTTCHSRSAMAVDYILYTPEFTSRSSLPGGWDLHLLDRLSLVGLSELEEVNGLPNRFHSSDHLPLLARFSLRRR, encoded by the exons ATGTCTTACAACATCCTGtcccaggagctgctgcaggacaacgtgcACCTGTACCGGCACTGTGACCCTGACGTCC CCTGGAACTACCGGCTGCCCAACCTGCTGGCTGAAGTGCGGCATTACAACGCCGAT ATCTTGTGTCTTCAAGAAGTTCAAGAGGATCACTATGAAAAGCAGATCAAACCTGCTCTGCAGGCTCTAG GCTACCAGTGTGAGTACAAGAAACGAACAGGAGGGAAACCCGACGGTTGTGCGGTGGCCTTTAAATCCTCCCGCCTGTCGCTCCTTTCCTCCGACGCCGTTGAGTTCTTCCGCCCTGGCGACGCCCTTCTCGACCGGGACAATGTGGGATTGGTTGTGTTGCTGCAACCCAAATATGCAACGAGCCAGACGGACCCCGCCGGTTTCATCTGTGTGGCCAATACACACCTCCTCTACAACCCTCGCCGCGGTGACGTCAAGCTGGCACAGCTGGCGATCCTATTGGCAGAGATCAGCCGGCTTTGCCGCGTTCCAAACGGCTGGATCAGTCCCGTTGTGCTCTGTGGGGACTTTAACTCCACTCCTTGTAGTCCACTTTACAGTTTTCTGACCACAGGCTTTCTGGATTACAAAGGACTGGAGATCGGCAAG GTGTCCGGTCAGGAAAGCCTTTCCCGGGGCCAGCGTCTCCTCGCGTCTCCAATCTGGTCCCCCAGCGTGGGAATCGATCACACGTGTCAGTATAAGAGCAGCCCCACAGCGGAGTCGCCCTCCAGCAGCGCAGCGG CTGACGGGCCGACCGTTGACGCCGAGCCCAGACGACCGTCTCTGTCCCGTCTCTCTGTGGAGGCTGAAGCgtccggcgccgccgccgccgctagcAG AGCGGAGCTTGAACACAAGCTGAAGCTGCGGTCGtcttatcagcaccacatcatgCCTGATTGGAGGCCTGAGGTCACGACCTGCCACTCCCGCTCAGCCATGGCTGTGGATTACATCCTCTACACCCCCG AATTCACTTCCCGGTCTTCACTTCCTGGTGGGTGGGACCTCCATCTGCTGGACAGGCTGTCACTGGTCGGCCTGTCGGAGCTGGAGGAAGTCAACGGCCTTCCCAATCGTTTCCACTCGTCTGATCACCTCCCTCTTCTGGCTCGCTTCAGCCTCAGGAGACGTTGA